A region of Moorena producens PAL-8-15-08-1 DNA encodes the following proteins:
- a CDS encoding serine/threonine-protein kinase, which yields MFINPRGWFGKIIPSHTPNQYTDISTKKDTSSQDNTPLKPARLGFLLAVFFPLFGAISTARDGEGVQRMEKQTQTWFFKLRGPVTGPDNIVILAIDEESLNLNQSYDDNDESQALTDLELIKSWPWKRAAYAKAIERVMAAGAKSVAVSIVLDSPSSYGKADDQRLREVLENYGEKVTLAAIYDTYETVEGEAIKLVKPNSLFETPQLSVGSINYPIEPDGRIYRLANQFPKVWAKNNPELAETSDQLIFTVPSFNEATLAAAQESGLKTKPKPENIFFYGSDAFRSIPFWYVLDDNRWHTRLDDGKYFQDKIVLIGPTASSLPDFHRTPVSDRMAGVEINANAIATLLEGRTIVQAIPNPIHRGVLIFLGVNVVRYLFSRIKRWQVCLGWTVLGVITWGEISYLFFVYEGLILPTAVPIVNITLSGVFCSAMGAMQDLKNKQQLRQTLKHYVSAPIVQEIISGQDDLRNLLEEREEELFATKLSGRYQIIKRLSAGGFGETFIAEDTQRPGNPHCVVKQLKPASNNPQHWQLARRLFQTEAEILEKLGKHHQIPELLAYFDENQEFYLVEEFIKGHPLSDELPAKPIPEANVIAIVVDILKVLQFVHSHSVIHRDIKPDNLIRRKSDQKLVLIDFGAVKEITNQLHSRRNLTNFTVAIGTKGYMPNEQAVGSPRFNSDIYATGMIAVRSLTGIIPSKLPTDPISGDVIWLDKAQVSPELATVVNKMVRYSFRSRYQSAEEVLEALKPLTKTLPTFSFSSLDSSVALESEASTVPAPQKTMVDSDCSSSQKTVPLSESTTVLEEETMVDSDCSSSQKTVSLSESTTVLESKETLF from the coding sequence ATGTTTATTAATCCTAGGGGGTGGTTCGGGAAGATTATTCCTTCCCATACACCAAATCAGTATACAGATATTTCTACAAAGAAAGATACATCATCACAGGATAACACTCCGTTAAAACCAGCTAGATTAGGTTTCCTACTAGCTGTTTTTTTTCCCCTATTCGGAGCAATTTCAACAGCTCGGGATGGGGAGGGAGTGCAACGGATGGAAAAACAAACCCAAACTTGGTTTTTCAAACTTAGGGGTCCGGTGACTGGCCCAGACAATATAGTGATTTTGGCAATTGATGAGGAGTCTCTGAATTTAAATCAATCCTATGATGATAATGATGAGTCTCAAGCACTAACTGATTTAGAACTTATCAAGAGCTGGCCCTGGAAACGAGCTGCTTATGCTAAAGCGATTGAGCGTGTAATGGCTGCTGGAGCTAAGTCTGTTGCCGTCAGTATTGTGTTAGATAGTCCCAGTAGTTACGGTAAGGCAGATGATCAACGGTTGAGAGAGGTGCTAGAAAATTATGGCGAAAAGGTTACTCTGGCCGCTATATATGATACTTACGAAACTGTTGAAGGTGAGGCTATCAAGCTAGTTAAGCCAAATTCTTTGTTTGAGACACCCCAGCTATCTGTAGGTTCGATTAATTATCCCATTGAGCCAGATGGCAGAATCTATCGTCTAGCCAATCAGTTTCCCAAAGTTTGGGCTAAGAATAATCCAGAATTGGCAGAAACATCTGATCAGCTGATTTTTACAGTACCTTCCTTTAATGAGGCTACCTTGGCAGCTGCTCAGGAATCAGGACTGAAGACGAAGCCCAAACCAGAGAATATTTTCTTCTACGGTTCGGATGCATTTAGATCTATTCCCTTCTGGTATGTCTTAGATGATAATCGCTGGCACACTCGCCTAGACGATGGTAAGTATTTCCAAGACAAGATTGTGTTAATTGGACCAACTGCTAGCTCATTACCAGATTTTCATCGGACTCCTGTGTCCGATAGAATGGCTGGGGTAGAAATCAATGCTAATGCGATCGCAACACTACTCGAAGGTCGTACCATTGTTCAAGCAATTCCCAATCCTATCCACAGAGGAGTGTTGATCTTCTTGGGGGTTAATGTCGTCAGGTACTTATTCAGTCGGATTAAGCGATGGCAAGTTTGCCTAGGCTGGACAGTGCTCGGGGTAATCACTTGGGGAGAAATCAGTTATCTATTTTTCGTGTATGAGGGGCTAATTTTGCCTACAGCAGTCCCTATAGTTAACATAACTCTCAGTGGTGTTTTCTGTAGCGCTATGGGAGCAATGCAAGACCTGAAGAATAAACAGCAACTACGCCAAACTCTCAAACATTACGTTTCTGCCCCCATTGTTCAAGAAATTATCTCTGGACAAGATGATTTACGCAATTTGCTGGAGGAAAGGGAAGAAGAACTATTTGCTACTAAGTTAAGTGGACGCTATCAAATCATCAAACGACTTAGTGCTGGAGGATTTGGCGAAACCTTTATTGCTGAAGACACCCAGCGACCGGGAAATCCGCACTGTGTGGTCAAACAGCTCAAACCTGCTAGCAATAATCCTCAACACTGGCAACTGGCTCGACGCTTATTTCAAACGGAAGCAGAAATTCTCGAAAAGTTGGGCAAACATCACCAAATCCCTGAGCTGTTAGCCTATTTTGATGAAAATCAAGAATTTTATCTAGTTGAAGAGTTTATTAAAGGTCATCCTCTCAGCGATGAGTTACCAGCGAAACCTATTCCTGAAGCCAACGTCATTGCCATAGTGGTAGATATTCTAAAGGTATTGCAGTTTGTCCACAGTCACAGTGTGATTCACCGAGATATTAAACCCGATAATCTAATTCGGCGCAAATCAGATCAGAAGCTGGTGCTAATTGACTTTGGCGCTGTTAAAGAAATTACTAATCAATTGCATTCAAGACGAAACCTGACTAATTTCACTGTCGCCATTGGTACTAAAGGTTATATGCCTAATGAACAAGCTGTGGGTAGTCCAAGATTTAACAGTGATATTTATGCTACAGGTATGATTGCTGTGCGATCGCTTACTGGCATAATTCCTAGCAAATTACCCACAGATCCCATAAGTGGAGACGTAATTTGGCTCGATAAGGCACAGGTCAGTCCTGAATTAGCTACAGTGGTCAACAAAATGGTGCGCTATAGCTTCCGAAGTCGCTACCAGTCCGCTGAGGAGGTATTAGAAGCACTGAAACCTTTAACCAAAACCTTGCCAACATTCTCGTTTAGTAGCCTTGATTCATCGGTAGCGCTAGAATCTGAGGCTTCCACCGTGCCAGCACCACAGAAAACCATGGTTGATAGTGACTGTTCGAGTTCACAGAAAACTGTTCCGTTGTCGGAATCTACCACAGTGCTAGAGGAGGAAACCATGGTTGATAGTGACTGTTCGAGTTCACAGAAAACTGTTTCGTTGTCGGAATCTACCACAGTGCTAGAGTCTAAGGAAACCTTATTCTAG
- a CDS encoding IS701 family transposase, protein MDVELQILKHSARDAQPTVSVIDQYCEAYKDLFSEVRSYECFKYLHLGIISPIKRKSLPEIAKVVGIKSAQSLHHFLANSPWSATELKSRRLSRMLKALNSEKITVIIDETGDRKKGKKTDYVARQYLGSIGKVDNGIVSVNAYGVYQNITFPLVGKIFKPRGTLKWEDKYKTKIELASEILEELVEEGLNIERVLADSLYGESSQFIRTLEKTKLSYVVAIRSNHGVWMPSEQRVRANKWCKFTRTFSNQKSETRYIREIVYGKKRAITYWEITTDPKTMPENGTSFVMTNLKGNLKKILGDLYGLRTWVEYAFRQCKQELGWTDYRFTKFKDIEKWWEIIFCVYTMISLNSPAFLSLNKSTEVANKVKDADDIQVSNHQQWNHKGGWKNVLNNFRLLIQPIMMLWIIFPWLDILPNSKLLLGLNQLISEINQYQFFFNSG, encoded by the coding sequence ATGGATGTAGAGTTACAGATTCTCAAACATAGTGCCAGAGATGCACAACCAACAGTTTCGGTTATTGATCAATATTGTGAGGCTTATAAAGACCTGTTTTCAGAAGTAAGAAGTTATGAATGTTTCAAATATTTACATTTAGGAATAATCTCACCGATAAAGAGAAAGTCGCTACCAGAAATAGCTAAGGTAGTAGGCATAAAATCTGCTCAGTCACTCCATCATTTTTTAGCCAATTCTCCTTGGTCAGCGACTGAATTAAAATCCCGAAGATTAAGTCGGATGCTCAAAGCATTAAACTCGGAAAAAATCACGGTAATAATTGATGAAACCGGGGATAGAAAGAAAGGGAAAAAAACGGACTATGTAGCAAGGCAATATCTAGGAAGTATCGGAAAAGTAGATAATGGAATAGTGTCAGTTAATGCTTACGGGGTGTATCAAAATATAACATTTCCATTGGTAGGCAAAATCTTCAAACCAAGAGGAACATTAAAATGGGAAGATAAGTACAAAACTAAAATAGAGTTAGCCTCAGAAATCCTAGAAGAATTAGTAGAAGAAGGATTAAATATAGAACGAGTATTAGCGGATAGTCTGTATGGTGAAAGTAGCCAGTTTATTAGAACATTAGAGAAAACTAAATTGTCTTATGTAGTAGCAATTAGGAGTAATCATGGAGTCTGGATGCCAAGTGAACAGAGGGTTAGAGCGAATAAGTGGTGTAAATTTACCAGAACATTTAGTAATCAAAAATCCGAAACTAGATACATTAGAGAAATAGTATATGGAAAAAAGAGAGCCATAACTTACTGGGAAATAACCACAGACCCAAAAACTATGCCAGAGAATGGAACATCTTTTGTGATGACTAATTTGAAAGGTAATCTCAAGAAAATCTTGGGAGATTTGTATGGATTAAGAACATGGGTAGAGTATGCTTTTCGTCAGTGTAAACAAGAATTAGGATGGACAGATTACCGTTTTACTAAGTTTAAGGATATCGAAAAATGGTGGGAAATAATTTTTTGTGTGTACACCATGATTAGTTTAAATTCTCCAGCTTTTTTATCTTTAAATAAATCGACAGAAGTAGCCAATAAGGTGAAAGATGCTGATGATATCCAGGTGAGTAATCATCAACAATGGAATCATAAAGGTGGATGGAAGAATGTGTTAAACAATTTTCGTTTACTGATTCAACCAATTATGATGTTATGGATTATTTTTCCCTGGTTAGATATTTTGCCTAATAGTAAATTATTGCTGGGATTGAATCAGCTAATTAGTGAAATTAATCAATATCAATTCTTTTTTAATTCTGGATAA
- a CDS encoding DUF1350 family protein, with product MDWQEISGNWVLIPNRPTGIIHFLGGAFIATAPHVTYRLLLEKLAAQRYAVIATPFVNTLDHIAIARDVLNRFETTLNRLQGTNALRKRYLPIYGIGHSMGCKLHLLIGSLFSVERAGNILISYNNYSADRAIPFMEQLNLNPIFQVEFTPSPQETNSLITQRYQIQRNLLIKFTDDEIDQSVSLTQALQKRFPNMVVLQRIPGNHLTPLGQDVTLNPGAVFTPLDAVGQWVKQEVYRDLNRLQREILRWLNPLAVA from the coding sequence ATGGACTGGCAAGAGATATCTGGTAACTGGGTTTTAATCCCCAATCGTCCCACCGGGATTATCCATTTCCTGGGTGGGGCGTTTATTGCTACAGCACCCCACGTAACTTACCGATTGTTACTGGAAAAATTAGCAGCTCAACGGTATGCAGTGATTGCGACACCGTTTGTGAATACCCTCGACCATATTGCGATCGCACGAGATGTACTCAACCGCTTCGAGACTACTCTCAATCGCTTACAGGGAACTAATGCTTTACGGAAACGGTATCTACCCATCTATGGTATCGGCCACAGCATGGGGTGCAAACTACATTTGTTGATTGGCAGCCTCTTCAGTGTAGAACGAGCTGGTAATATCTTGATTTCCTATAACAACTATTCCGCTGACCGTGCCATTCCCTTTATGGAACAGTTAAACCTCAATCCTATCTTCCAGGTCGAGTTTACTCCCTCACCCCAAGAAACTAACTCTCTGATTACTCAACGCTATCAAATCCAGCGTAATTTACTGATTAAATTCACTGATGACGAGATTGACCAAAGTGTTAGCTTGACCCAAGCCTTACAGAAACGTTTTCCAAATATGGTTGTCCTACAGCGGATACCAGGAAATCATTTAACACCTTTAGGGCAAGATGTCACCTTAAACCCAGGGGCAGTGTTTACCCCATTGGATGCCGTAGGTCAGTGGGTCAAGCAAGAAGTCTATCGCGATTTAAATCGCTTGCAACGAGAAATTTTGCGATGGTTGAATCCTCTAGCAGTGGCTTAA
- the hisG gene encoding ATP phosphoribosyltransferase, whose protein sequence is MITIALPKGALLKDSIKLLQSVGLDFSTFLDSANRQLQIQDPSQTAQALLVRAQDVPVYVEYGQAQLGIVGYDVLREKTPAVATLGDLHFGYCRMSLAVRAASSYRSPLDLPAHGRVASKFVHCAREYFNNLDLPVEIIPLYGSVELGPITGMSEAIVDLVSTGRTLKENGLIEIDILYESTARLIAHPISYRLNTDGINNLIEQIRELTKVSAESLVS, encoded by the coding sequence ATGATTACCATCGCATTACCCAAAGGCGCACTCCTAAAAGACAGCATCAAGCTACTGCAATCCGTTGGCTTAGACTTTAGTACCTTCCTAGACTCCGCCAACCGCCAACTCCAGATTCAAGACCCCAGTCAAACTGCTCAAGCTCTACTGGTACGAGCTCAAGATGTACCGGTTTACGTCGAATATGGTCAAGCTCAGTTGGGGATAGTTGGTTACGATGTGCTACGGGAAAAAACCCCGGCAGTGGCTACTTTAGGTGACTTACACTTTGGTTATTGTCGGATGTCATTGGCAGTTCGTGCAGCTAGCTCTTATCGAAGCCCTTTGGATTTGCCAGCTCATGGTCGCGTAGCCTCCAAGTTTGTTCACTGTGCTCGGGAATATTTCAATAACCTGGATTTGCCAGTAGAAATTATCCCCCTCTACGGTTCTGTTGAACTTGGTCCAATTACCGGGATGTCGGAGGCAATTGTGGATTTGGTGTCCACAGGTCGTACCTTAAAAGAGAATGGCTTGATTGAAATTGACATTTTGTATGAGAGTACAGCACGACTGATTGCCCATCCCATCAGTTATCGCCTCAATACTGATGGTATTAACAATTTGATTGAGCAGATTCGAGAGTTGACTAAGGTCAGTGCTGAATCTTTAGTGAGTTAG
- a CDS encoding 2-amino-4-hydroxy-6-hydroxymethyldihydropteridine diphosphokinase: MDQGRVKQANKNRPRCIDLDIVVWNRRIVNPDFYQRDFIKKTVLELIPDLKV; the protein is encoded by the coding sequence ATTGACCAAGGGCGGGTAAAGCAAGCCAATAAAAATAGACCGCGCTGTATAGATTTAGACATTGTGGTCTGGAATCGAAGGATTGTTAATCCTGACTTTTATCAGCGGGATTTTATTAAAAAAACTGTGCTAGAGCTGATTCCTGATTTAAAGGTTTAA
- the rppA gene encoding two-component system response regulator RppA has translation MRILLVDDEIELTDPLSRVLTREGYTVDVAYNGASGNELACVGAYDLLILDWMLPHMSGLEICQQMRSHDTTTPVLFLTAKDTVDDRVMGLDAGADDYLVKPFELRELLARVRALLRRSAATDANPSQRLRVGQIELDLTNQIAYRHGRPIELSEKESQLLGYFMSNVGLLLSHKQIYQHLWPSEEIPKSNNLAALVRLLRRKIEVKGSAPLIHTVYGKGYRFG, from the coding sequence ATGCGTATCCTTTTAGTAGATGATGAAATTGAGCTGACTGACCCCCTGTCTCGGGTATTAACTCGTGAAGGTTACACTGTAGATGTGGCTTACAATGGTGCCTCAGGAAATGAGTTAGCTTGCGTTGGCGCTTATGACTTGTTAATCTTAGACTGGATGCTACCGCACATGTCTGGGTTAGAAATTTGCCAACAAATGCGATCGCATGACACCACTACCCCAGTTCTTTTTCTAACCGCCAAGGACACTGTAGATGACCGAGTGATGGGATTAGATGCTGGTGCTGACGACTATCTAGTTAAACCATTTGAACTGCGGGAGTTACTCGCTAGAGTCCGGGCTCTGCTTCGGCGTTCTGCTGCGACTGATGCCAATCCCAGCCAGCGGTTACGGGTTGGACAAATAGAATTAGACTTAACCAATCAAATAGCTTATCGCCACGGACGCCCAATTGAGCTATCGGAAAAAGAAAGCCAACTGCTAGGGTACTTCATGAGCAATGTTGGTCTATTATTATCCCACAAGCAAATTTATCAACATTTGTGGCCATCTGAGGAAATCCCAAAAAGTAACAATTTAGCTGCTCTAGTTCGTTTGTTGCGTCGCAAAATCGAAGTTAAGGGTTCCGCCCCCCTGATCCATACAGTTTATGGTAAGGGTTATCGGTTTGGTTGA
- a CDS encoding ribonuclease HII: protein MTTDKVTEVFELPDQSGTPSLVAGVDEVGRGALFGPVVAAAVILPVSVLAQLAIAGVKDSKKLSRKRRQRLSQEIQGLALDWTIGYATSAEIDQLNILQASLLAMKRAVLKLKVKPDICLIDGLHGLPDLPIAQRNLVKGDQRSLHIAAASIVAKVWRDDLIIRLATKYSEYDLTANMGYGTKKHRLALQKYGPCRLHRISFSPCSQAHQ from the coding sequence ATGACAACGGACAAAGTCACTGAAGTGTTTGAGTTACCGGATCAATCCGGTACTCCTTCCTTAGTGGCTGGAGTAGATGAAGTAGGGCGAGGTGCCTTATTTGGTCCAGTTGTGGCAGCAGCAGTGATTTTACCTGTATCTGTCCTGGCACAACTGGCTATAGCTGGCGTTAAAGATAGTAAAAAGTTGTCCCGGAAACGACGCCAAAGGCTGTCTCAAGAAATTCAGGGATTGGCACTGGATTGGACTATTGGTTATGCCACTAGTGCAGAAATTGACCAGCTCAATATCTTACAAGCCTCATTGTTAGCTATGAAACGGGCTGTGCTTAAATTAAAAGTTAAGCCCGATATTTGTCTGATTGATGGGTTACACGGGTTGCCAGATTTACCGATAGCACAACGAAATCTAGTAAAGGGGGATCAGCGATCGCTTCATATTGCAGCGGCCAGTATTGTAGCCAAGGTGTGGCGTGATGATTTAATCATTCGTCTAGCTACCAAGTATTCAGAGTATGATTTGACAGCCAACATGGGCTATGGTACCAAAAAGCATCGGTTAGCACTGCAAAAATACGGACCATGTCGGCTGCATCGCATTTCCTTTAGCCCCTGTAGTCAGGCTCATCAATAA
- a CDS encoding Rne/Rng family ribonuclease, with protein sequence MPKQIIIAEQHQLAAVFWEDQIQELVVATGNHQVGDIYLGIVENVLPGIDAAFVNIGDPDRNGFIHVTDLGPLRLKRRSGAITELLTPQQKVLVQVMKEPTGNKGPRLTGNISLPGRYLVLMPYGRGVNLSRRIKSESERNRLRALAILIKPSGMGVLVRTEAEGRAEEAIMEDLENLQRQWEAVQLEATSTRAPALLNRDDDFIQRVLRDMYTADVNRIVVDSSTAVKRVKQHLLSWSGGQAPEGVLIDHHRDRMPILGYFRVNAAIREALKPRVDLPSGGYIIIEPTEALTVIDVNSGSFTRSATARETVLWTNCEAATEIARQLRLRNLAGVIVVDFIDMDTRRDQLQVLEHFNQALKEDKARPQIAQLSELGLVELTRKRQGQNIYELFGKTCATCGGLGHLAHLPGEVEAEALETLAPIPLPAERSIPQFPEPVDLSSENDNDLDLLNHPSYQERGAVNNRRRRRRRIDDPVIREEPITRGVNRVISVSSNFDAITETEVSTSGVEKPQLVKFAQEKEPPELVRVEMSPEEQDVYALMGISPILNLDREVKDPRSAIISVLLPGEKIEDNEEELSNSTTDSTTDSTTDSTNSQSSIDDQLELDESDLVESSAATPIPETGSDQLSSPNGTINSPPIVRRRRRRSSADK encoded by the coding sequence CAACTTGCTGCTGTATTTTGGGAAGATCAAATTCAAGAACTAGTAGTTGCCACCGGTAATCACCAGGTCGGTGATATTTATCTCGGCATTGTAGAAAATGTCTTACCGGGTATTGATGCAGCATTTGTCAACATTGGGGATCCTGATCGCAATGGTTTTATTCATGTGACAGATTTAGGACCATTGCGCTTGAAACGCCGGTCTGGTGCGATCACCGAACTGCTGACTCCCCAGCAGAAGGTGTTGGTGCAAGTGATGAAAGAACCTACTGGTAATAAAGGGCCCAGGCTTACAGGTAATATTAGTTTACCCGGTCGCTATTTGGTGCTGATGCCTTATGGCCGAGGAGTGAACTTGTCTCGGCGGATTAAGAGCGAAAGTGAACGCAATCGCCTCAGAGCTCTAGCAATTCTAATCAAACCATCGGGCATGGGAGTGCTGGTGCGCACCGAAGCTGAAGGCAGAGCCGAAGAAGCCATTATGGAAGATTTGGAAAACCTGCAAAGACAATGGGAAGCTGTCCAGCTCGAAGCAACCTCTACCAGAGCACCAGCCCTACTTAATCGGGATGATGATTTTATTCAGCGTGTCCTCCGGGATATGTACACTGCTGATGTTAATCGGATTGTGGTCGATTCTAGTACTGCAGTTAAACGGGTTAAACAACACTTGTTGAGCTGGAGCGGAGGTCAAGCACCAGAGGGGGTCTTGATTGACCATCATCGCGATCGCATGCCAATTTTGGGATATTTCCGGGTCAATGCTGCAATTCGAGAAGCCCTCAAGCCAAGAGTAGATTTACCATCTGGTGGCTACATTATCATTGAACCTACCGAAGCTCTAACCGTAATTGATGTGAACTCTGGTTCCTTTACCCGCTCAGCTACAGCACGGGAAACGGTTTTGTGGACTAACTGTGAGGCAGCAACAGAAATTGCCCGCCAGCTGCGCCTACGTAATCTAGCTGGGGTGATCGTTGTTGACTTTATTGATATGGACACCAGGCGGGATCAGTTACAGGTTCTCGAACACTTCAATCAAGCCCTAAAAGAGGACAAAGCCCGACCACAGATTGCCCAGCTTTCGGAACTTGGCTTAGTGGAACTGACTCGCAAGCGCCAAGGGCAAAATATTTACGAGTTGTTTGGTAAAACCTGTGCTACCTGTGGCGGTTTAGGACATCTGGCACATCTTCCCGGTGAAGTCGAAGCAGAAGCACTAGAGACCTTAGCACCGATCCCCTTACCGGCGGAGCGAAGCATTCCACAGTTCCCCGAACCCGTAGACTTATCTTCTGAGAATGATAATGATTTGGACTTGCTCAATCACCCCAGTTATCAGGAACGGGGAGCGGTAAATAATCGCCGCCGCCGCCGCCGTCGTATTGATGACCCGGTGATTAGGGAAGAACCAATTACTAGGGGAGTCAATCGGGTGATCTCTGTCTCATCCAACTTTGATGCCATCACAGAAACCGAGGTATCGACCTCAGGAGTAGAAAAACCCCAGCTAGTCAAGTTTGCTCAAGAGAAAGAACCACCAGAATTGGTCAGGGTTGAAATGAGCCCAGAAGAACAAGATGTTTATGCGTTGATGGGCATTTCCCCTATACTAAATTTAGACCGAGAGGTGAAAGATCCTAGGTCAGCAATTATCTCAGTGTTACTGCCGGGAGAAAAAATCGAGGATAATGAAGAAGAATTATCCAATTCAACTACCGATTCAACTACCGATTCAACTACCGATTCAACTAATAGTCAATCCTCCATCGACGATCAGCTAGAGTTAGACGAATCAGACTTGGTGGAATCTAGTGCTGCCACACCAATTCCAGAAACTGGATCTGATCAACTCAGTAGTCCAAATGGCACCATTAACAGTCCCCCCATCGTGCGCCGCCGCCGTCGCCGCTCTTCAGCAGATAAATGA